The Gordonibacter urolithinfaciens genome contains a region encoding:
- a CDS encoding division/cell wall cluster transcriptional repressor MraZ → MAEVVDTTESTEGAAHIVDLNGEFRFKVDAKGRMSLPAKFRKVLSTDLVVTRNPKDECLYVFEPRGFNAWVAEVFEDKFGKYDSSNDLHVRLRRKLKARAKDVEVDGSGRIMLPTEAREATDIDKDVVVVGNTGYFEVWDAKRYEAQDDDTDLGVLFG, encoded by the coding sequence ATGGCGGAGGTCGTCGACACAACGGAGAGCACGGAGGGGGCGGCGCATATCGTCGACCTCAACGGCGAGTTCCGTTTCAAGGTCGATGCCAAGGGCCGTATGTCCCTGCCCGCGAAATTCCGCAAGGTGCTTTCGACCGACTTGGTGGTAACCCGCAATCCGAAGGACGAGTGCCTCTACGTCTTCGAGCCCCGTGGCTTCAACGCCTGGGTCGCGGAGGTGTTCGAGGACAAGTTCGGCAAGTACGACTCCTCCAACGACCTGCACGTGCGCCTGCGCCGCAAGCTCAAGGCCCGCGCGAAGGACGTGGAAGTGGACGGCTCCGGGCGCATCATGCTCCCGACGGAGGCGCGCGAGGCGACGGACATCGACAAGGACGTCGTCGTCGTGGGCAACACGGGCTACTTCGAAGTGTGGGACGCGAAGCGTTACGAGGCGCAGGACGACGACACCGACCTCGGTGTCCTGTTCGGCTGA